TCACATCATATCAGATTTATGGTATCGCTTTACTGTTGCAATATTtactattagaaaaatatctgAGAGAACATGAAATTATGATCTGTagtgttatttaatatcaattataatttatgattttgttaaaagtatataaataatcctGACAGcctcattattatgtttactaTTTACGACTTATCTCTGTTAATGGGGTTTTATTGACAGAAGCTGGTTCAAAGCGATAGGTGCCAACTAAGGGATTGAGAGCGGtagtgaaattataagacaatttttagcaatttatttttcataacagagaattattattctattataacaaagataaaaatacaagaaagAAATAAGTAGATATTGAGgaattttagataaatttgtCAAGAGtgaaaaataagaaagataatttagaaaatatctaTGTATTTTAGAAACCTGTTTCAGTATTGGATAATAGTGTTGAGAATTCTTTAATAGCATTTAAAAATCACCATCAACCAtggtttttatagaaaactctTTCTACGTGAACTGTTATTATATGCTTCCATTGAATGACGTTTAGAATCCCATTTTCAAAACTGAACATATGTAGTGTGGGAATaccattatttttactttttagttaaATGATTTGTGACAGTCATAAAGTACACGGATCCTGGGTTAATACCTAATCTTCTTCTTGCTCTCTTACTTGGGATCTCTCGTCGGCTTCTCTCGGACATTGCCATGTGACCAAAGGCGTTTTTGAAGAGTGGTTAGCGgtgactattttaatttaaatatctcacCGCTAATCGTgaccatattaaatatttttaataaggaaTAGGAAGTAAACATAAAAGAACTCGTGAAGtatcataaatatacaaaaatataacacaaacaatTATATcgtctaataaaaataaatcaacaactGGTACAAAAACTTGCCTCCTAAAGTACTTtccacataaaataaaaattgcgaAACATTAAAAGACTGTTCTGCGGCGGCTTCTCTTCTGTTACTTATATCTCAAGGACCTCGCCGTAACTCATTTTTACTTCAGATTCAAACATAAACAAGTTTGTGTGACATTGGACTGATTACTGATGATACCTTGAcgatacataataatatatttattttgcccAATGTTGACATTGATGTGAGTTTAATTAACGAATAAGGAGTGACTGACTCTTAACATCCCTGAAGAAcaagttttcataaaaaaataagagtgGAAACATCTTTATTGTTACAtctagtaaaataaaaccctAATCGAACCATTTGGAATTGATGTAACTACACTCAGTGTTATGTTTTGTGATGTCTTATTGTTGGAGGTATGTACGGCATTGAGAACTCGAGTGTGAATGAGGATATTTCCTGTCGCTTCATTTCCTTGGTTCTTTCTACTCTTTTCCAGATGTACACAGTTCGCTACTTCTTATACGGGTCTTGTGAAAACACATCACAAGATACACTGGTCTTTATCTCAGGGCAGTCAGTTTTCATCAGGGGGACctttgcataaaatattttatgacataaaGAAAGCAACAAACTTGGCCATCGGAGCTTAATGTTAATGTACAGTAACTGTAAGGcagtcaataaattattatatcgttAAATCTTTTATCAACACAAACATTACACAAAGAAGTTCAAACAACTGCTGGGAATAATTCTTTTCGTTCTTTCGttctttttcttttccttAATCTTTCATGTTGATGAGTGTATCAATACACGGTTTATTATTTAGTGAGTGACAAATTGATCTTATCAACAAGAAGTTACATCTAAGAGATCGCTCTCAGTCTTATGTAAGAAAGCTGCCAGCTGCTACGATATAagaaatgacatttaaattaataaatattcggtagttttattaatataaaattattttacaccaTCTATAGCAAGTGAAATAAACTCACTTTCAATGAGATGAAATGAATTgtcttgaatttattaatattaataagcaCTTAATGTTTCAGccgtaatttatattcatagaaCGCTGTGTCAACCTTAACagatatttattcttttaatgttGCTTTTTATGTAATTGATACACTACAgttgatttatttgaatgatgaaataaaatgatattaaaccGAGTTCCTGAACTGTGTTCCATCGTCATGTTACAATCACATCAGATGTCAAATTGAAATGTGAAAGTAATTGTCTTCTGAAGgattaaaagtaaatgacATCAGAAGGATTTGTTCATCTTCCAGCTCCACGTTTGTTATAGATTATACTGTAATTTAAACTATGTCAAATTtgagcaaaataaattttcatgcaTTTCCtacaaactatttatatattaatgaagacataaaaatatcttctttGACTGTAACATGCACGGTAACTTACGATCCATACTCGTATTAACTACATATTGTACTCAGAATGTGTCCACCATTTCCCAACATCTGCGAACACCAGAAAggtttttaaaacgaaaaaaagattaaattgataattttctcCACTATATTAAAGCGATACCATAAATCTGATATGATGTGAAtcgatttgaataaaatgaagtcgcgtaatatattttaagaaatacaaaGCTCTAGTTTACCGAGTTCAAGAACAAATTACGTCACTGTAGTCTTcgagttatacatatataacatggACAAATAGAACTGGCAGACATCATTCAACTGACAGCCGTCTTCTGAACAGCATTCAATATGAAATCCTTTGTGAGTATATGAAActcaacatttttatctattctttactgaattttaaagattttattaattcacttTCTAATAccttatcaaaattttattatttttagatcgTAGTATGCTGCCTGTTCGCGTGCGCCCTCGCCGGCGTCCCCCGTGAGAAGCGCGGCTTCCTGAGCGGGCTGCACTCCTCGGACGTGTATAGCGGCTACTCCGCTCCCATCATCAGCCTCTCGGAGCCCGTCCTCGGATACTCCGCTCCGGCTGCCAAACTCGTCAGCGTCAACAAAGTGGTCAACTCTCACCGCGTCGTGGACGTCCCTCAAGTAGTGAACGTTCGCAAGGTGGTGTCCGTGCCTCAAGTGGTGTCCGTCAACAAGCTGGTGGCCGCTCCCAGCTACAGCTCCTACGGCAGCGGACTGGGACTGGCTTCGGGCTGGGACCACGGATATTCCAGCGGATGGTGAACATTGTACCCTGACGACAACATCTAGTCTctacgtttattaataatttcaaggAAATTAcgatattgtttgtatttattgtaaataaatattttttgtacgtaatatctataaatcttttaatctCTTTTaagccaaaaaaaaagaaacccACCTTAattcgatttttaaaaaagggacgtatgtacttaaaataaaaaattggatATGGAAACCGGggatatttacaataattaattaatagccGTACACTCGTAACGAAAATGATTTTTGTactgttttatgaaatacaaagataacatacataaatacactataaaaaataaataattataaatagggaaatatacataaataaatacactagGTGTCACGATCCCGTTgtaaagttttgttaataattgaaaGTAGAAATGGTGAGCTGAAATCAATAGAACATAAGATATTACACtcgaaattttaattgcaatcTGTTTATTAGTTTACGGAATAAATAAGGGAAGAGAGAATAGACTATCACTGGAAAAGTACGTATTCAGCATTTAAGGATTCATTTCCACTCGCTTTGAGGCGATTGTTAGTATTAATATACAGCGATAGATTGATAAAACTATAGTAGAGTATCCGTGGTCCCAGGCCGAAGCCAGTCCCAGCCCGCTGCCGTAGGAGCTGTAGCTGGGAGCGGCCACCAGCCTGTTGACGGGCACAACTTGAGGCACAGACACCGCCTTGCGGACGTTCACTACTTGAGGGACGTCCACGACGCGGTGAGAGTTGACCACTTTGTTGACACTGACGAGTTTGGCAGCGGGCGGGGATTAGCCGAGGACGGGCTCCGAGAGGCTGCTGATGGAAGCGGAGTAGCCACTGTACACGTCCGAGGAGTGCTGCTCGCCCAGGAAGCCGCGCTTCTCACGGAGGACGCCAGCGAGGTCGCACGCGAACAGGCAGGGTACTACGATCTAGAAcaaaatatctgaaaataacataattgtattgtaaaaaatttaatcatttttaaaaataatagttaaaattaatttgtaaatgataCACGTAGTCCTAAAACATCGTTATAAGGATAAACGCTGTTTCTGTTATAGAAACTTACAAAGGGTCTatacctaataaaatattgcccaacagataaaataacttaCGAGGGATTTCAACTTGACTAGTTGTCCGTTACTCGTCTGTAGCTGAATGTTGTTTCGTAGTATTCTTTTACTATGTATGGGAATCGCAGAGTGCTGTGTGATGCGACAGGTCctagaaatatgtatttattcagaataataaataataatctaacatgtattcatttatatttaatataattcgttCATATTTCTGTAACAAGAAAAGAATCTTTATACATTGTTATGTTTTGGTCTTCCCCTTTGGACGTAAACCGTCCCTTCCTCCAAACTATTCTAAACTTATCACAAAAGTAAATGTAAAT
The window above is part of the Danaus plexippus chromosome 7, MEX_DaPlex, whole genome shotgun sequence genome. Proteins encoded here:
- the LOC116770606 gene encoding uncharacterized protein LOC116770606, with product MKSFIVVCCLFACALAGVPREKRGFLSGLHSSDVYSGYSAPIISLSEPVLGYSAPAAKLVSVNKVVNSHRVVDVPQVVNVRKVVSVPQVVSVNKLVAAPSYSSYGSGLGLASGWDHGYSSGW